From a single Lactococcus carnosus genomic region:
- the ruvB gene encoding Holliday junction branch migration DNA helicase RuvB, protein MTSGELQDFDLEIEGNLAERTLRPQYLAQYIGQDKIKEQLDIFIKAAKLREESLDHVLLFGPPGLGKTTMAFVIANELGVNIKQTSGPAIEKAGDLVAILNELEAGDVLFIDEIHRLPMAVEEVLYSAMEDFYIDIMIGGGDASRSVHLELPPFTLIGATTRAGMLSNPLRARFGINAHMAYYDIDDLTEIVTRTADIFDVEITGDGAHEIARRSRGTPRIANRLLKRVRDFAQIKGTGLVDDEVTRKALLMLDVDASGLDYVDQKIIKTMIEMYRGGPVGLGTLAVNISEERETLEDMYEPYLIQSGFLIRTRQGRCATAKAYEHFGYEYTGD, encoded by the coding sequence ATGACATCAGGGGAGTTGCAAGACTTTGACCTTGAAATAGAAGGAAATCTAGCCGAGAGGACGCTCAGACCCCAATATTTAGCCCAATATATCGGTCAGGATAAAATCAAGGAACAACTGGATATTTTTATCAAGGCAGCCAAATTACGTGAGGAGTCACTGGATCACGTGCTGCTGTTTGGCCCTCCAGGACTTGGTAAGACAACCATGGCGTTTGTGATTGCCAATGAACTCGGTGTTAATATTAAACAGACATCTGGTCCAGCCATCGAAAAGGCTGGCGATTTAGTCGCGATTTTGAATGAATTAGAGGCTGGAGATGTCCTGTTTATAGATGAAATTCATCGACTACCGATGGCAGTTGAAGAGGTGCTATATAGCGCCATGGAAGACTTCTATATTGATATTATGATTGGTGGTGGAGATGCTAGTCGCAGTGTTCATCTGGAACTGCCACCATTTACCTTAATCGGGGCAACCACCCGAGCGGGTATGCTATCCAATCCACTACGTGCACGTTTTGGTATTAATGCTCACATGGCTTACTATGATATTGACGACCTGACAGAAATTGTCACACGAACAGCCGATATTTTTGACGTTGAGATTACGGGAGATGGCGCGCATGAAATTGCTCGCAGGAGTCGTGGGACACCGCGTATTGCCAACAGATTACTCAAACGTGTCCGAGATTTTGCACAGATTAAAGGGACTGGCCTTGTCGATGATGAGGTGACACGAAAAGCGTTATTGATGTTAGATGTTGATGCTTCTGGCTTGGATTATGTTGATCAAAAGATTATCAAAACAATGATAGAGATGTACCGTGGTGGGCCTGTTGGCTTAGGGACGCTCGCGGTTAATATCTCTGAAGAACGTGAAACTTTAGAGGATATGTATGAACCGTACTTAATTCAATCAGGCTTCTTGATTCGTACACGTCAAGGACGTTGTGCAACGGCCAAAGCCTATGAACATTTTGGTTATGAGTACACCGGAGATTAA
- the ruvA gene encoding Holliday junction branch migration protein RuvA codes for MYEYLNGTLSKITPTYVVVDVSGLGYLLHVANPYAFSNLVNSVIKIYVHQVIRDDAHTLYGFTDETEKRLFLQLISVSGIGPKSALAIIAADDNVGLVTAIDSGDIKYLTKFPGVGKKTASQMVLDLEGKFDNVAAPTQSLKAPTNASLDDALAALSALGYKASELKKVETYLDGTTDTTEGFIKKALKLMMK; via the coding sequence ATGTACGAATATTTAAATGGCACGTTAAGCAAAATCACACCAACCTACGTCGTCGTTGACGTATCAGGTCTTGGTTACCTCCTCCATGTTGCGAATCCCTATGCGTTTTCAAATCTGGTCAATTCAGTGATTAAAATTTATGTGCATCAAGTCATTCGTGATGATGCGCATACCTTGTATGGCTTTACAGATGAAACCGAGAAACGCTTGTTTTTACAATTGATCTCAGTGTCTGGTATCGGCCCAAAATCAGCACTAGCGATTATCGCAGCAGATGATAATGTCGGCCTTGTGACTGCTATTGATAGTGGGGATATCAAGTATCTGACAAAGTTTCCTGGTGTTGGTAAGAAAACAGCTAGCCAAATGGTGCTAGATTTAGAAGGTAAGTTTGACAATGTCGCAGCACCTACACAGTCGCTTAAAGCACCTACTAACGCATCACTCGATGATGCCTTGGCAGCACTGAGCGCTTTAGGTTATAAAGCATCGGAACTTAAGAAGGTTGAGACCTATCTAGACGGTACCACAGATACGACCGAAGGTTTTATTAAAAAAGCATTGAAATTGATGATGAAATAG
- a CDS encoding MerR family transcriptional regulator: MKERELRRSMAVFPIGAVMKLTDLTARQIRYYEDQDLIFPARNDGNRRMYSLNDMDVLLEIRDYLNDGLNIAGIKKVYEKSKAELAEVQNKSITDAEVRKILEQEILQQSRFNKPRSTLR, encoded by the coding sequence GTGAAAGAACGTGAACTAAGGCGCTCGATGGCTGTCTTTCCCATTGGTGCTGTTATGAAATTGACCGATTTGACAGCACGCCAAATTCGTTATTATGAGGATCAAGATCTGATTTTTCCAGCAAGAAATGATGGGAATCGCCGGATGTATTCGCTTAACGATATGGATGTTTTGTTAGAAATTAGAGATTATCTGAATGATGGCCTAAACATCGCAGGGATCAAGAAAGTTTATGAAAAAAGTAAAGCTGAACTTGCAGAAGTTCAAAATAAATCGATAACTGATGCAGAAGTACGCAAGATATTAGAGCAAGAAATCTTGCAGCAGTCTAGATTTAATAAACCCAGATCGACCTTAAGGTAA
- the glnA gene encoding type I glutamate--ammonia ligase: MVTTTTDILREVKEKNVTFLRLMFTDILGTLKNVEVPATQEQLAKILNNKMMFDGSSIEGFVRINESDMYLYPDLDTWIIFPWGDENGKVAGLICDVYNPDGTPFAGDPRGNLKRALRHMEETGFKSFNLGPEPEFFLFKLDTQGNPTLEVNDQGGYFDLAPTDSADNTRREIVNVLTDLGFEVEASHHEVAVGQHEIDFKYTNVLAACDNIQIFKLVVKTVARAHGLHATFMAKPKFGINGSGMHCNMSLFNQAGDNVFYDPKGELELSETAYHFLGGILDHAYNFTAITNPTVNSYKRLVPGYEAPVYIAWAGRNRSPLVRVPASRGMGTRLELRSVDPTANPYLAMAVLLECGLDGIDRKLEAPAPVENNIYMMTGDERKAVGISDLPSTLHNAVKALREDEVVKSALGQHIYTNFVETKKVEWASYAQFVSQWEVDNYLDLY, encoded by the coding sequence ATGGTAACGACTACGACAGATATTTTAAGAGAAGTTAAAGAAAAGAATGTCACATTCTTACGCTTGATGTTCACGGATATTTTAGGGACATTAAAAAATGTTGAAGTACCTGCAACACAGGAACAATTAGCAAAAATCTTAAATAATAAAATGATGTTTGATGGGTCCTCTATCGAAGGGTTTGTGCGGATTAATGAGTCGGATATGTACCTCTATCCAGATCTAGACACTTGGATTATTTTTCCATGGGGAGATGAAAATGGGAAAGTAGCAGGCTTGATCTGTGATGTTTACAATCCCGATGGGACCCCTTTTGCTGGTGATCCACGAGGTAACTTGAAACGTGCGCTTAGGCATATGGAAGAGACAGGATTTAAATCGTTTAATCTTGGACCAGAGCCCGAGTTCTTCTTATTCAAATTAGATACGCAAGGGAATCCAACACTCGAAGTGAATGATCAAGGTGGTTACTTTGATTTGGCGCCAACGGACTCAGCTGATAATACGCGACGTGAGATTGTTAACGTCTTGACAGATTTAGGGTTTGAAGTAGAAGCCAGTCACCATGAGGTTGCGGTGGGGCAACATGAGATTGATTTTAAATATACAAATGTTTTAGCAGCATGTGATAATATCCAGATTTTTAAACTCGTTGTTAAGACAGTTGCACGTGCGCATGGGCTACATGCGACATTCATGGCAAAACCTAAGTTCGGGATAAATGGTAGTGGTATGCACTGTAACATGTCCTTGTTTAATCAAGCAGGTGATAATGTCTTCTATGATCCTAAAGGAGAACTAGAGTTGTCTGAAACGGCTTATCATTTCCTTGGTGGTATTTTAGATCATGCCTATAATTTCACAGCGATTACCAATCCGACAGTGAATTCCTACAAGCGCTTAGTCCCTGGTTATGAAGCACCTGTTTATATTGCTTGGGCAGGACGTAATCGGTCGCCACTTGTTCGTGTCCCAGCATCACGTGGTATGGGCACACGTTTGGAACTCCGTTCAGTTGATCCGACAGCTAATCCTTATTTAGCGATGGCTGTCTTACTTGAATGTGGCCTAGATGGTATTGACCGCAAGCTTGAAGCACCTGCACCAGTCGAAAATAATATTTACATGATGACAGGTGATGAGCGCAAAGCAGTTGGTATTAGTGATCTGCCATCAACCCTGCACAATGCCGTCAAAGCACTGCGTGAGGATGAGGTTGTCAAGTCAGCACTCGGACAGCATATCTATACGAACTTTGTTGAAACGAAAAAAGTAGAATGGGCATCTTATGCACAGTTCGTTTCCCAGTGGGAAGTGGATAACTACCTCGATTTATATTAA
- the dnaX gene encoding DNA polymerase III subunit gamma/tau has translation MSYQALYRKYRSQRFDDMVGQEVVSKTLKNAIVTNQISHAYLFSGPRGTGKTSAAKIFAKAINCPNQVAGEPCNHCEICQGVTNGSLEDVIELDAASNNGVDEIREIRDKSTYAPSRATYKVYIIDEVHMLTTGAFNALLKTLEEPTENVVFVLATTEIQKIPATILSRVQRFAFRAITSVDISQHLADILTQEAVTFETDAIDLIATAADGGMRDALSTLDQALSFSENGLTLDVALLVTGAISKQALAAYIMAISDEKVEEALAQLDQIFGDGKNMIRFTEDLMGHFRDMLLADQATLPVAKVQIFNWIDIATQTLQTLKQTTQEKIAADVMTMRLSESLKTADYTTAITDLQAQVADLSHKLASGEFTTTTTTQAVTEKKVTAKSSASYFSKDFVFKALSQATNEARTAIQGAWEEVINSFDSGFGKSMLQSTSAVAASREFVVVTFESEFIAQKAVQNEELKVQFGNYMSNIVGFAPEIIALTSDDWLAIRTEYAALQKTKKTDSDAPSATDQEQDVTKKESDNPIIDQAQALFGDVVEIIAD, from the coding sequence ATGAGCTATCAAGCCCTCTATCGGAAGTACCGAAGCCAACGCTTTGATGACATGGTTGGTCAAGAAGTTGTGTCGAAAACATTAAAGAATGCTATCGTCACAAATCAAATCTCGCATGCCTATCTCTTTTCTGGCCCTAGGGGAACAGGTAAAACATCAGCTGCTAAAATTTTTGCAAAAGCGATTAACTGTCCAAATCAAGTAGCAGGTGAGCCGTGTAATCACTGTGAAATCTGTCAAGGTGTTACAAATGGCTCCCTTGAGGACGTGATTGAGCTGGATGCTGCATCGAATAATGGTGTAGATGAAATCCGTGAAATCCGAGACAAATCGACCTATGCACCATCTCGTGCTACCTATAAAGTTTATATTATAGATGAGGTTCATATGCTGACGACAGGGGCCTTTAATGCCTTACTCAAAACGCTTGAAGAACCAACTGAAAATGTCGTTTTTGTATTGGCAACAACTGAAATTCAGAAAATACCAGCAACGATTTTATCACGCGTCCAACGATTCGCCTTTAGAGCGATCACATCAGTCGATATTAGTCAGCATTTAGCTGATATATTGACACAAGAAGCAGTCACATTTGAAACAGATGCCATAGACTTGATTGCGACTGCAGCCGATGGTGGCATGCGCGATGCCCTATCAACACTTGACCAAGCTTTAAGTTTTAGCGAAAATGGCTTGACCCTGGATGTCGCTTTATTAGTGACCGGTGCCATATCAAAGCAGGCTTTAGCGGCCTACATTATGGCGATCTCAGACGAGAAAGTCGAGGAGGCCCTTGCTCAATTAGACCAGATTTTTGGTGACGGAAAAAATATGATCCGTTTTACCGAGGATTTGATGGGACATTTTCGGGATATGCTTTTAGCAGATCAAGCGACACTCCCTGTAGCCAAGGTGCAAATTTTTAATTGGATTGATATCGCAACGCAAACCCTGCAAACCTTGAAACAAACAACACAAGAAAAAATCGCTGCTGACGTCATGACCATGAGACTGTCTGAGTCTCTAAAAACAGCTGATTATACGACTGCTATTACTGACTTACAAGCACAAGTTGCTGACTTAAGTCACAAGCTTGCTTCGGGTGAGTTCACGACGACGACTACCACACAAGCTGTGACTGAAAAGAAAGTCACAGCAAAATCTAGTGCCAGCTACTTCAGTAAAGACTTCGTCTTTAAGGCACTATCTCAAGCAACAAACGAGGCTAGAACAGCGATTCAAGGTGCATGGGAAGAGGTCATTAACTCCTTTGATAGTGGATTTGGCAAGTCAATGTTGCAAAGTACCTCAGCAGTTGCCGCCTCAAGAGAATTTGTTGTTGTGACCTTTGAAAGTGAGTTTATTGCCCAAAAAGCAGTTCAAAATGAAGAACTAAAAGTGCAATTTGGCAATTATATGTCAAATATCGTCGGCTTTGCCCCTGAAATCATCGCCTTAACGAGTGATGATTGGCTAGCAATCCGAACTGAGTATGCGGCCTTGCAAAAGACGAAAAAAACTGATTCGGATGCACCTTCGGCTACAGATCAGGAACAAGATGTGACAAAAAAAGAATCAGATAACCCAATCATTGACCAAGCACAAGCTTTATTTGGAGATGTTGTTGAAATTATAGCGGATTAG
- a CDS encoding epoxyqueuosine reductase QueH: MKDSTEILRTYKAGQKVNYDKVLQEVMADWKLQQVRPSILLHSCCAPCSTYSLEYLSSYADVTILFANSNIHPASEYSRREQVQKDFVETFNQRTGAKVGFMSSPYEPAVFNQMVLAKGLESELEGGKRCTACFQMRLDIVAEKAQALGFDYFGSALTVSPHKNSQVINEVGLDMQKIYAVNYLPSDFKKNNGYRRSVDMCGEYDIYRQCYCGCVFAAKQQGVDLKAVNVAAKSYLAEQDRNL, encoded by the coding sequence ATGAAAGATTCGACAGAAATTTTAAGGACATATAAGGCTGGTCAAAAAGTCAACTATGATAAGGTATTACAAGAAGTCATGGCAGACTGGAAGTTACAGCAGGTTCGACCAAGCATCTTACTACATAGTTGTTGTGCCCCTTGTAGTACGTATAGTCTAGAGTACTTATCCAGCTATGCAGATGTGACGATTCTATTTGCCAACTCTAATATCCATCCAGCAAGTGAGTATAGCCGAAGAGAGCAAGTCCAGAAAGACTTTGTCGAGACCTTTAATCAAAGAACGGGCGCAAAAGTCGGCTTTATGTCGAGTCCCTATGAACCAGCTGTTTTTAACCAGATGGTCCTGGCTAAAGGACTTGAATCTGAACTTGAGGGTGGCAAACGCTGTACAGCTTGTTTTCAAATGCGTCTGGACATCGTTGCCGAAAAAGCGCAAGCGCTCGGTTTTGACTACTTTGGCAGTGCCCTGACTGTTTCGCCTCATAAAAATAGCCAAGTGATTAATGAAGTTGGCTTGGATATGCAAAAAATCTATGCTGTGAATTATCTACCGAGTGATTTCAAGAAAAATAATGGCTACCGTCGGTCGGTAGATATGTGTGGTGAATATGATATCTACCGCCAGTGTTATTGTGGTTGTGTATTTGCTGCCAAGCAGCAAGGCGTTGATTTGAAAGCAGTGAATGTAGCAGCCAAATCTTACCTAGCAGAACAAGATAGGAACCTGTAA
- a CDS encoding GAF domain-containing protein — MKKMSRQEKYELALLQLDALLDETGNALSNLANACALLSQVLTDQVFVGFYLFDGEKLVLGPFQGGISCVNITLGKGVCGQAASENKTIIVDDVRLHQNYIACDAAARSEIVVPLVKHDKLLGVLDLDATIVKGYDQIDREFLEQFCHLLIEKTTWHFNQFSVEAKDEK, encoded by the coding sequence GTGAAAAAGATGTCGAGACAAGAAAAATATGAGCTAGCCCTGTTGCAACTTGATGCACTGCTTGATGAAACGGGAAATGCCCTATCCAATCTAGCAAATGCCTGTGCCCTCTTATCACAAGTCCTGACAGATCAAGTATTTGTCGGATTCTACTTATTTGATGGTGAAAAACTTGTTTTAGGGCCTTTTCAAGGCGGTATCTCGTGTGTCAATATTACCCTTGGAAAAGGTGTTTGTGGTCAAGCTGCGAGTGAAAATAAGACGATCATCGTGGATGATGTCAGGTTGCATCAAAATTACATCGCTTGTGATGCAGCAGCCCGTTCGGAGATTGTCGTTCCCTTAGTTAAACATGATAAGCTACTCGGTGTTCTTGATTTAGATGCCACTATAGTCAAGGGATATGACCAAATCGATCGTGAATTCCTTGAGCAATTTTGCCACCTGTTAATCGAGAAAACGACTTGGCATTTTAATCAATTTTCAGTTGAAGCAAAGGATGAAAAATGA
- a CDS encoding chloride channel protein, which translates to MRLDYRDTAIWALLAVIIGLIVGGLDAVFGRILLAVSSFRTDHFYYLIPFLALAGLATVYIYQRLGKHASKGMGLVFSIGQQSDETIPRRLIPIAMLTTWLTHLFGGSAGREGVAIQIGASVANYLGDLAKVKNRHIMVMVGMAAGFSGLFQTPLAATLFAVEVIVVGSIYYQAILPALIASLVAAQTSHFLGLEKFSYAVSKLPTLNLLIIMKLVVIGIAFGLTGFIFSWLLGKTKARLGTLLPNPYLKIAVGSVILSVLFVVFDQGRYSGLGTNLIATTFSGGPIFAWDFIVKLLLTILTLSIGFQGGEVTPLFAIGATLGMVLGTLMGLPLTFVAALGYAAVFAAATNTFFAPILIGCEVFGFSLLPYLFITISVSYALNFNHSIYTAQKIRQMQKLDH; encoded by the coding sequence ATGAGACTTGATTATCGCGATACCGCGATTTGGGCATTACTGGCGGTGATTATTGGTCTGATTGTAGGTGGTCTTGATGCAGTATTTGGGCGTATATTATTAGCCGTATCTAGCTTTCGTACCGATCACTTCTACTATCTCATCCCATTTCTAGCCCTTGCTGGTCTTGCCACTGTCTATATCTATCAACGATTAGGTAAGCACGCCAGCAAAGGCATGGGACTTGTCTTCAGTATAGGTCAGCAGTCTGATGAGACCATCCCTAGACGCTTGATTCCGATTGCCATGCTGACAACCTGGTTGACGCACCTTTTTGGTGGTTCTGCTGGTCGTGAGGGTGTCGCGATTCAGATTGGGGCAAGTGTTGCTAACTATTTAGGTGACTTAGCCAAGGTTAAAAACCGACATATCATGGTCATGGTAGGTATGGCGGCGGGTTTCTCCGGCTTATTTCAAACACCTTTAGCAGCCACTTTATTTGCGGTTGAAGTCATCGTTGTAGGTAGCATTTACTATCAGGCTATTTTACCCGCATTGATTGCAAGCCTTGTTGCAGCCCAAACCTCGCATTTTCTAGGCCTAGAAAAATTTTCCTATGCTGTCAGCAAACTACCAACGCTCAATTTACTCATTATCATGAAACTAGTTGTGATTGGGATTGCTTTTGGGCTAACAGGATTTATCTTTTCTTGGTTATTAGGCAAGACTAAAGCTAGATTAGGCACTTTACTGCCTAATCCTTACCTTAAAATCGCTGTAGGTAGTGTGATACTGTCCGTCTTATTTGTCGTTTTTGATCAAGGACGCTATTCCGGTTTGGGGACGAATTTAATCGCCACTACTTTCAGTGGGGGGCCTATTTTTGCTTGGGACTTTATCGTCAAACTATTGCTTACGATCCTAACCTTGTCTATCGGCTTTCAAGGTGGCGAAGTAACCCCACTCTTTGCCATCGGGGCCACACTTGGTATGGTATTAGGTACTCTAATGGGCTTGCCCTTGACATTTGTTGCTGCATTGGGCTATGCTGCAGTTTTTGCTGCAGCCACTAACACATTTTTTGCACCAATCCTGATTGGATGTGAGGTCTTTGGTTTTTCACTCCTGCCCTATTTGTTTATCACAATCTCAGTCAGTTATGCCTTAAATTTTAATCACTCCATTTATACGGCACAAAAAATACGACAAATGCAAAAACTAGATCACTAA
- a CDS encoding ABC transporter ATP-binding protein, whose translation MLELKQFSKTFKSKLIFNLADFTCKRGEIVLLIGRSGIGKTTCLDIISGIKRYDTGDFLFKNQKVETQNETKLSAFRNENIGYILQDFALIDSYTVLENILLPSLYSPKDKYNRHDLETKARNLAYEFDLTEMLNRKIKAISGGQKQRVAIIRSLILEPAIILADEPTTNLDKENFDLVMALFIKLKNEGKTVVIATHDERFFGIASKIYEIKNCRLIEK comes from the coding sequence ATGCTTGAATTAAAACAGTTTTCGAAAACATTCAAAAGTAAATTAATTTTTAATCTTGCCGATTTTACCTGCAAGCGTGGTGAAATTGTGTTGCTCATTGGTCGATCTGGTATTGGAAAAACGACATGTTTGGATATAATTTCAGGGATTAAGCGATATGATACAGGTGACTTTCTATTTAAAAATCAAAAGGTTGAGACCCAAAATGAGACGAAGTTAAGTGCATTTCGTAATGAAAATATAGGGTATATTTTACAGGATTTTGCACTGATTGATTCCTATACAGTCTTAGAGAATATTTTATTACCAAGCTTGTATAGTCCTAAAGATAAATACAATCGACATGATCTGGAAACAAAGGCGAGAAATTTGGCTTATGAATTTGATTTAACGGAGATGTTAAACCGGAAAATCAAGGCAATATCAGGTGGACAAAAACAAAGAGTCGCGATTATCCGCAGTCTTATTTTAGAGCCAGCTATCATCTTAGCAGATGAACCAACGACAAATTTAGATAAGGAAAACTTTGACTTGGTGATGGCTTTATTTATCAAATTAAAAAATGAAGGTAAGACAGTCGTAATCGCGACGCATGATGAAAGGTTTTTTGGTATTGCGAGTAAAATCTATGAGATCAAAAATTGTCGGCTGATTGAAAAATAA
- a CDS encoding glutamine synthetase III → MMEKVNIPEIFAEDVFTDAVMQERLPKSVYKQFKKSIDEGRDLDLATADVIANEIRTWAIAKGATHFAHLFQPLTGVTAEKQDSFITAPKADGSVVTAFSGKELIKGEPDGSSFPSGGLRVTFEARGYTVWDTTSSVFVRHDAAGTTLLIPTAFYSYNGEALDQKAPLLRSMQVISDSSIKLLRLFGNTSAKKVAPSVGAEQEYFLVDAAKFEQRKDLIYTGRTLFGAAAPKGQELDDHYFGTIRQRVASFMKNINEELWKVGIPSKTQHNEVAPAQHEIAPIYANANVAVDQNQVVMQTLKRIACQHDMKCLLHEKPFAGVNGSGKHNNWSLVTDTGENLLEPGDTPHENKQFLLVLAAIIKAVDKYAGLLRESAADPGNDHRLGANEAPPAIISVFLGSQLEDIINQYIETGSASTSIEGGFLTTGSAALKDITKDATDRNRTSPFAFTGNKFEFRMVGSRDSIASPNIVLNTIVAEAFDDASERLAKATDFDAEVDALISEYAKAHSRIIFNGDGYSDEWVVEAEKRGLPNLKSIVDATEVLESEDVINLFDKYGVLTPTELKAREEVKYENYAKVINIEALTMIDMATKQIVPAVIKYTKSLADTVIAVKAAGSDASVQADILGEVSDLLKATKSALTELKAVSEQATNKEEGKVQARFYNEVVFKAMDALRAPVDKLEMIVDKEAWPMPSYGDLMFEV, encoded by the coding sequence ATGATGGAGAAAGTCAATATTCCAGAAATCTTTGCTGAGGATGTTTTCACAGATGCAGTCATGCAAGAGCGTTTACCTAAAAGTGTTTACAAACAATTTAAAAAATCAATTGATGAAGGACGAGACCTTGATCTTGCAACAGCCGATGTGATTGCAAATGAAATCCGTACTTGGGCGATTGCTAAAGGTGCAACACATTTTGCGCATCTTTTTCAACCACTTACTGGTGTTACAGCTGAAAAGCAAGACTCATTTATCACAGCACCAAAAGCTGATGGTAGTGTCGTGACTGCTTTTTCAGGTAAAGAGTTGATCAAAGGCGAACCTGATGGGTCTTCATTTCCTTCTGGTGGCTTACGTGTGACCTTTGAAGCACGTGGCTATACTGTATGGGACACAACCTCTTCAGTATTTGTTCGTCATGATGCAGCAGGAACAACACTCTTAATTCCAACGGCTTTCTATTCATATAATGGCGAAGCATTGGACCAAAAAGCACCGTTGTTACGTTCTATGCAAGTTATTTCTGATTCATCTATTAAATTACTCCGTCTTTTCGGTAATACAAGTGCTAAAAAAGTGGCGCCTTCTGTTGGTGCTGAACAAGAATATTTCTTAGTTGATGCTGCCAAATTTGAACAACGTAAAGATTTGATCTACACTGGTCGTACGCTATTTGGTGCTGCTGCACCAAAAGGACAAGAGTTAGACGATCATTACTTCGGTACGATTCGTCAACGTGTGGCCAGCTTCATGAAAAATATCAATGAAGAGCTTTGGAAAGTCGGTATTCCATCTAAAACACAGCATAATGAAGTTGCGCCAGCGCAACATGAAATTGCACCGATCTATGCCAATGCTAACGTTGCTGTCGATCAAAACCAAGTTGTCATGCAGACTTTAAAACGGATTGCTTGCCAACATGATATGAAATGTTTACTCCATGAAAAACCCTTTGCTGGTGTAAATGGCTCTGGTAAGCATAATAACTGGTCACTTGTGACAGATACTGGTGAAAACTTACTTGAACCAGGTGATACACCACATGAAAATAAACAGTTCTTACTTGTACTTGCAGCGATCATTAAGGCAGTGGATAAATATGCTGGCTTGCTCCGTGAATCTGCAGCAGACCCAGGTAATGACCACCGCTTAGGTGCAAACGAAGCCCCACCAGCAATCATCTCAGTCTTTTTGGGATCACAGTTAGAAGATATTATTAACCAATATATTGAAACTGGTTCAGCTTCAACCTCTATTGAGGGTGGCTTCTTAACAACTGGTTCTGCAGCCTTGAAAGATATCACTAAAGATGCGACTGACCGTAACAGAACATCTCCATTTGCCTTTACAGGTAATAAATTTGAATTCCGTATGGTTGGGTCACGTGATTCGATCGCCTCACCAAATATCGTCTTGAATACGATTGTGGCAGAAGCCTTTGATGATGCATCAGAACGTCTGGCAAAAGCGACAGATTTCGATGCAGAAGTAGATGCATTAATTTCTGAATATGCGAAAGCACATAGCCGAATCATCTTTAATGGCGATGGCTACTCTGACGAGTGGGTTGTCGAAGCTGAAAAACGTGGTCTGCCAAATCTTAAATCGATTGTTGACGCGACAGAAGTTTTAGAATCTGAAGATGTAATCAACTTGTTTGACAAATATGGCGTCTTGACACCAACTGAGTTAAAAGCGCGTGAAGAAGTTAAGTATGAAAATTATGCTAAAGTCATCAATATCGAAGCCTTAACCATGATTGACATGGCAACTAAGCAAATTGTCCCTGCTGTCATCAAATATACTAAGTCATTAGCTGACACTGTGATTGCAGTCAAGGCAGCTGGTAGCGATGCAAGCGTTCAGGCTGATATTTTAGGAGAAGTCTCTGACTTACTTAAAGCAACTAAGTCAGCACTTACTGAACTCAAGGCAGTGTCAGAACAAGCAACTAATAAAGAAGAGGGTAAAGTACAAGCCCGCTTCTATAACGAAGTTGTTTTCAAAGCAATGGATGCCCTTCGTGCACCTGTTGATAAACTTGAAATGATCGTCGACAAAGAAGCATGGCCAATGCCATCATATGGCGATTTGATGTTTGAAGTTTAA
- a CDS encoding chorismate mutase, whose protein sequence is MNLDEIRVDIDALDNQLIDLLEKRMHLVSQVATFKKMTGGRVLDNTRELIILEKVASRVQDPIFTETIVNTFKDILKNSRYYQESALKD, encoded by the coding sequence ATGAACCTTGATGAAATTCGCGTCGATATAGATGCATTAGATAATCAACTGATTGACCTTTTAGAAAAACGGATGCACCTCGTCTCACAAGTTGCCACTTTCAAAAAAATGACCGGTGGTCGTGTACTTGATAATACACGAGAGCTTATTATTTTAGAAAAAGTCGCCAGTCGTGTTCAAGACCCTATCTTTACAGAAACTATCGTAAACACCTTTAAAGATATCCTTAAAAATTCGCGATATTATCAGGAATCTGCTTTAAAGGATTAG